The DNA window ATTTTGAGTCAAACCAAGTCTTTGAGACAGACGTTTTACATGAGTATCAACAGCAATCCCTTCATGCACACCAAAACCCCTTGAAAGTACTATATTAGCAGTTTTTCTTCCGACACCCGATAGTTCCATCATATCATTCATGTTGTCAGGTACTTTTGAATTAAACTGGGATTTAATCATCTGGGCGCATTTTTTGATATTTTTGGCTTTGTTTTTATAAAACCCGGTAGAATAGATATCTTTTTCCAGTTCTTTGATATCGGCATTTGCAAGGTCATCCACATAAGGATACTTTTTAAACAAATGCTCTGTCACCCTATTTACCTGTGTGTCCGTTGCCTGTGCTGAAAGTATAGTTGCTATTAATAACTGGAAAGGATTATTGAAACGTAATGCAGGCTCAGGATTGGGATATTCCTTCTGTAGCAATGACCATATATTTTCAAAGTTATTGGTATTATCTTCTGACATAATTTAACCAACTTTAAAAAAGAAAAATAGGAATTTGGGTTATTGCAACCCAAAATGTTTGATATTGAAATTGGCAGTTTCCTGAATCTTTTTAATTTCTTCATCTCCTCCTTCTTTGGTGAAAAGATGCTTGAACCTGCGCTGTAGTTTCAAATATTCTTCTACAGGTTTTGGATTTTTGACCTTTTTGACCTGGGTTATCTCACCGTTTTCCATCTCGTACATAGGCCAGAGTGCTGTCTGTACTGCCAGTTTACCGACTTCTACAGTCTTTGAAGTGTCAAATCCCCAACCTGTTGTACATGGTGCATGTGCATGTATATAGGTCGGCCCTTCAATATCAGCTGCCTTTTTGGCTTTTTTCATCAAATCCTTGGGATAAGCAAGTGATGCTGTTGCTACATAAGGTGAACCGTGTGCTGCCATTATCTCGGGCATATTCTTTTTCGGACGTTCGTTTCCAAATGATTCCTTACCCGCCGGGCTGGTAGTGGTTGATGCATCATAGGGTGTTGCTCCACTTCTCTGTACACCTGTATTCATATAAGCTTCATTATCCATACAAATATAGGTAATATCATGCCCTCGTTCGAATGCACCAGAGATTGAACGCATACCTATATCTACAGTACCTCCATCTCCTGCTATAACCACGAATTTTGTATCATCATCTTTGTTCATGGCTTTCCAGGCTGATTCAATACCTGATGCTACAGCACCTGCATTTTCAAAAAGAGAGTGTATCCACGGTACATTCCATGATGTATCCGGGTATGGTGTAGTCATAACTTCAAGGCAACCGGTTGGAGTGGAAACTATACAGTTCTCACCAATCCCTCTCAGCACGAATTTTGCAATCATTGCGTCACAACATCCAGGACAACCACTGTGTCCTGAACAGAGTAAACTTTCTTTCATATCAAATCCTCCCTTAAATCAGTAAACTGACTTTCAGTAGAAATACCTGAATTTATTACTTCTTTTGCCTCGTCAACTATATTTTCAATAGTATCTTCGGGTATATCCCGTCCACCAAGACCAATCATATATCCTATTACAGGCACGTTAATATCAGAGTTGTACATACATGCCTTGGTTTCAGTACAGAGTGCTCCTTCATTAACACCGGGTGAAATGTTTTTATCAAGTGTTACAACAACACTGGTATCTTTTACTACTTCTTTTATAGCATCCTTTGGGAAAGGTCTTAATGCTCTTACTTTTAATAGTCCTACCTTCACACCATTTTCACGGAGACTGTCGATTACATCCCTAATTGTACCTATTATAGAACCTTTTGCCATTATTATGATTTCAGCATCATCGGTTTTATATTCGTCAATAAGACCTCCATAATACCTGCCAAATACATCATAAAAATCATCTGCAGCTTTTTCTATTTTGTCAAGTGCTGCTGACATTGCCTGTTCCTGAGCATATCTGAACTCGGTATAACTTGCAGGTGGTGCAAAAGCACCAAATGTTTTCGGGTCTTTCGGGTCAAGTTTGTATTCAGGATCAAAAGGTGGGAGATAGTCATCTATCAGATCTTCTTCAAGCAAAACCACCGGCTCATAGACATGAGAGAGAAGGAAACCATCCATACATACCATAACAGGCAACATTACGTCAGGATCTTCCCCTACCTTATAAGCCTGTGCTATCATATCTCCCGCTTCCTGAACATCTTCAGCATAAAGCTGTATCCATCCAGAATCCCTTTCTGATACAGAATCCTGCTGGTCATTCCAGATATTAATGGGTGCACTCAATGCACGGTTTACCACTGTTACCACAATTGGCAACCTCATACCAGAGGCATTGAACAATACCTCATGCATGAGTGCAAGACCCTGGGATGTTGTTGATGAATAAGTTCTTGCACCTGTAGCAGATGAACCCACAAGAGTTGATAATGCAGAAAATTCTGATTCTACATTGATATAGTCACAGTTTTCTATTTCTCCATCTGCTATAAACTGTGAAAGGTCCTCTACAATATGGGTCTGTGGAGTTATCGGGTAAGCTGATATCACGTTGGGTTTACATACTTTGGTTGCATGTGCAACCGCATACGACCCTTCTACAACTGTCATCATATCTTTTGTGATGTTTCGAAGTTCAACCATTTATTTCTCCTCCAAAACCATCTCAATTGCTGAAACCGGACATTCGTTTGCACAGACTCCGCACCCTTTGCAGTAATCATAATCATATTCAAAAAATCCATCTTCTCTGGGGTTAATCGCTTCATCTGGACACAGAAGTTCGCAGAGTTTACATTTGATACATTTATCGTACAGGAAAATCGGTTTATAGTTTCTCCAACCGCCTGTTTTGTTCTTTTTAGTAGTGCCGGGTTCACAGACACCGCCTGCAGAAATTGTCATTATATATTGCCCTCCCTTATCATATCGTAGGCTTTTTGTACTGCTTCAGCGTTTTTATCACCTATCTTTCCGGGGAATCTCTCTTTAACAGCTTCTTTAATTGATTCAGGGTTTATTTCATCTGTTGCTCCTGCAAAAGCCCCCAGAAGTATTGTATTTACAATCGGTCGACCGATGATATCCAGTGCGATTTTTGTAGCATCGACTGTCATTATTTTAGCATCTGTATCAATATTGAAATCTTCAGGATTAAAATCGCTGTTTATTATTACAATTCCGTTTTCATCCATACCATGTGCAACATCGACGATGTCGATAAGCGTAGGGTCCTGGACTATAACATAATCTGGTTCATATATCTGGCTTCTCAATCTTATGGGTTTATCCCCTATTCTGGTAAACGCCTGTACTGGTGCACCTCTACGCTCAACTCCAAAAGACGGAAAAGCCTGGCTAAATTTACCATCACTGAAAGCTGCTATTGCAAGCAATTCAGCAGCAGTAACGGATCCTTGTCCTCCTCGACCATGTACTCGTATCTCTTTCATTTATATTCTCCATTACCATGTGTGGAAATAGTAGATAATTTTGATATTTCAGGCAAATATTAATATATAAATTCTATTTTTGCCGTCATAACCGATTAATATTTAAAATCACTACTTTTAACATTGTTAATTCCTATATTAATTAAGAATGTTGCCATAATTACAATGTTTAATTGTGTAAAATCATATTTAATCTTTTGGTGGATAATAAAAGGTAACGCTAAATAACACAATTAAAAAATAAAATTAATTGGTATTCTTGATACAGGAAATTATTCAGATATATCCGGGTATGTGTCCAGGGGTTCCAAATGCCCTCAAATTCTCCAGATTTTTTTGATACTCTTCAATAGCATTCAAAATATCCTGAGTGGCAATGGGTTCAGCGAGGTTTTTTACTTCATTTTTGGTAGGTTTTTCTGAAAGCTTTCCTCTAAGCGTACTTATCTTTTTCTTTATACACAGGTCAACTACACCTTTAACATCTGCACCACTGAAACCCTCACTTTTTGAAGCTATTTTTTCAAGGTCTATATTTTTTTCTGGTTTTTTACCTTCCAGATGGATACTGTAGATTTGTTTTAAAGCTTCCTTATCAGGCAGTGGGACATGTACCTTTTTATCAAACCTTCCGGGACGCATAAAAGCGCTGTCAATACTTTCAGGTCTATTTGTTGCTCCCATTAATATGACATCATCAGAACTTTTTATACCATCCATTTCATCGAGAAGGGTTGATACAATCCTTTGTGTTGCCTCATGAGAACCTTCTCTTGCAGGTGTTATGGAATCGATTTCATCTATAAACAATATTGTATGAGGTCTTGACCTTGATATTTCAAACATTTCTTTAATGTTTTGTTCGGCTTCACCATACCACTTGGACACTATATCAGAACCATGCACGTGTATAAAAGGCGTTTCAAGTTCTGTAGCAACTGCCTTTGCAAGGAGGGTTTTACCAGTACCCGGTGGACCAAAAAGCAGTATCCCATGAGGATGTTCAGCCTGGTATTCCTCAAATACATAGGGATACTTGATACCATAGGCAACCATATCCAGCTCCTTTTTGGCTTCTTCACATCCACCGATATCATCAAACTTAACATTTAGCTGTTCAGGTGATATGGTTTCAAATTTTTCCGATTCACTACCTTTTTCTTCAGCAATTCTGTCATTGGATTCGTTGTAATAATAGGTTCTAAGTGTAGGTTGCGGTTTGAGGCTAAAATCAATATATTCCTCAGATACATCATAGACTGTATTAATGTAATCCTCAAGTATTTCAAAAAACGGTGGGATATTATCCTTCAGCATTTCCAGATTGAGATTGTTTGTAGTTGAAAGATAGGCTGAACGTTTTATATCTGTAAGAAAAGAAAGTGTGTACAAGTTGGAACCGTAAAACAGTTTATAATCCTTGTCAAAACCTGTTATACTGTATTTTTCCTGATAATTTTCCAGAAAACTTTGCCATATTTTTTCAGATTCTGTATCTTCCCCAAGATCCATTCGCGCCCCTATTGAATACAGTGTATCTGTTTCTTGATGAGGAATTATATCTATTGATGATATATAGTCCACTCCATAATCCTCTCTCATGTTAAGAGATGATGTGAGTCTTACTGGTTCTTTTTTCGTCAATGAATTAAAAATAACTCGGTAATCTTTGTTAGTAAAATCTTCAAGATTTACCTTGAAATTCGCCATATTTAAATATTGTACTTTTAAATTTATAAACCTTCTGCCCGGTATTTATTTTTATTATAAGTACAATTTTTAACATAGAAATATATATATAAACCTCTCATATTCGTTCTGTTAAATCCAAATACCTATAACATTTATTTGTTCAGAACGATTATATCATATATAAAAAACAATCCAGGATACAATCATGAAAATTATAGCTTTTGTAGGAATGCCAGCGTCTGGAAAATCTGAAGCATCATCTGTTGTGGAAAAACTGGGTATTAAGGTCGTCAACATGGGTGATGTCATCAGAGAAGAAGTAGAAAGAAGGTCATTGGAACCAACTGATGCCAATATCGGTGGTGTTGCCAACCAGCTTAGAAACGAAGAGGGATTTGATGTAGTTGCAAAAAGAAGTGTTCCAAAAATAATGAAACTCTCTGAAGACCTGATAGCTATTGATGGTATCCGCGGGATTGCTGAAGTTGAAAGGTTTAAGAAAGAGTTTGGTGAAAAATTTACACTGGTATCTATTGACTCACCTCTTGATATGCGTTTTAAACGTGTTCAAAAACGCAAAAGAAGCGATGATATGGCTGACATTAATGAATTAAAAGAAAGGGATGAAAGAGAACTCAGCTGGGGTATGGACAAAGCAATGGAAATTGCAGATATTGTTATAGAAAATACCGGTACACTTGATGAGTTCAGAAATAAAATCGAATCCCTTGTAGAATATCTCATGGTCGAGGTGGAAGTTTCTGCGGTTGTCAATCCCACCGAAAATGAGACTTATGTAGCAAATGCCCTAAAAAACATTTTTGGTGATATCGAACTTGAAACACTGGACACCGCACAGCAGCACAAAAAACGGTTATCAGGTACTGGTGATGTTGAAACCCTGAAAAATCTTCATGAAATGTTTAGAAAAGAAAAAATACTGGACACAGGAAGAATGCAGCTGGAGGGAGGGCTTTCAATCGATGGTTTATCCACACATTTTATTATTAACAAACAGGTGGCATCAGTGGGCAGGATGAACTTTCCGGCAGATGAGGAACCATTGGGGTCTATACACGTAACCATTACCACAAGTTCAAAAGATGAAATGGAGAAAATCTTCGACTGGCTGACCCCCCCTACAAAAGAGGGAAGACCCAAATTTGAAATGGAAATAAGGCAATTCTAAATTATGAACACCAAAAGACTTAGTTTTTCATCCCATTCAGTAGTTGATAATCCATTCAACTGGGTCTATGAACTGGAAGATTACGGATATACTGGGTGGGAAATTGTACAGGAAGGTTCCCAGAAATTGGATAATGATTCACTAAAAAATGTCAGAGAACTGTACGAAACCACTAATCTGGATATAACCACCCACCTTCCATTTTCAGACCTGAATCTTTCCAGTTTGAATCCCGGAATACATAGAGAAGTTTTGAACCAGATGAAATATAATCTGGAAATTGCATCCGAATTTGCAGACATCGCAGTCATTCATCCGGGATATAAGTCCCCTCATGGTGCACAGGTTCCGGAAAAAGCCTGGAATAAAACTATCGAATCTCTGGAAATAATCTGTGATTATGCAGATGACTACAATATGCAGATTGCAGTCGAAAATATGCCAAACATTCCTCATATATTCGGTAAAGAGCCCCGGGAAATGATAGACATCATAAAATCGGTAAACAGAGATAATCTGGGTATTACCTTTGATATTGGGCATGCAAACACCTTGAACATGGTGGATGATTTTTTGAATGAATGTAAAAATTGGATTACACATATCCATATCCATGATAATACCGGTAAAAAAGATGAACATCTACCAGTAGGTTCTGGTGATATCAACTGGAAAAAGGTTTTCAAGGGTTTATCGAATTATAAAGGAAGATATGTTACAGAATTAAGAACTCTTGAAGACGGAATAAAGAGTTTGGAATACATCAAAAGTCTTTAACTTTTTTATTTTAAAAAATACCAGCGGGCCGGAAGGGATTTGAACCCTCGACCTATAGATTAAGAGTCTATCGCTCTGCCTGACTAAGCTACCGGCCCATAACCGGCAAAGCCGGTGTTCATATCGTATTGTGGTTATATATACGTTTCGGATGCTGACTGCTCTCTCACGAGTAAACTCGTGAGGTTCTCTTGAACCTTGAGAGCCTCAACCTTTGGCGAGGTCGAGCATTTGCTGGTTCATCGGCGGTACTTGCGAACCGATGCCAAGACCGTTCGTAGAGGTACCATCTCCACAGCCGTTCATTCCCGCGAGCCCCACGGTATACCCTGATGGCTTATACGTTTTTAAACTATATAAATTATCCTAATGATAGCGATTTTAATGTTTATAATAAAACATATCAAAGATCAACGGGGTTGTTTCATCCAACGGTTAGAACAGGCTGTCCGACAATTAATATTAAAGTGGATATCTTATACAAAATGACCTACCAAGTAACATAAATTATCAGTCCTGATTGTTTCTCTTATATCAAGTGACAGCATCCGTGACTGGTTTTTAGATTATTGGATAAATGCTATTAATACATAAATTAATTTTTAACCTATATTTATTTCAATAAGAAATAAAAATAGATTGACAGTATCGAATTGTCGGACAAGCTCTATAAACCGTTGGCTTTCACGTACCCCTGTTGCCCCATCCTCGTAAATTTATTTAGTGCTTAACCACGCATTTTGGTAACCCTATAATCTCTACTATATCACTGTTATCCGGACTGTATACTATCATCTGACCTTTTTTAAGATAGGGTATTCGTTTTTCATATTCTTTGGGCACGTTTAAAGCGTTGATAGCATTGTCATTTGTCAGGTTGAGTATTATTCTGGTGTTTATCTGTTTGAATACTGTATCATCTATATCCTGTGGATCCTGGGTTATAAGGAACAATCCAAGTCCTTCCTTTCTACCCTGACGTGCAGCATCCGCAAATTTTGAAATGATTCGCCTTGAGTGTTCACCTGATGCCTTTGCAAGATAGCGATGTGCTTCATCCAGTCCAAGAACTATTGGAGTTTTCCTTACCGACTCATTCCCAGAGGTGCTTAATTTATTATCCACAATTGTAGTCATAAGGGTTAGTACAATCAGGTCGCGTATAAGTGGTGAATTGATGTATTCTGTAGGAAACACACTGACCTGTCCGGGTTTGAAAACCTCATCAAGGATATCAGTTATAGGTCGAGCATCCTGATCAAATACTTTTTCAAAAGCCCGGTTTTTAACTCTTCTTACAATCCCATCGTATGAGGATTCATGGATTTTACCGCTATCTACATAAGCCGATCTTGTTGCCTCGTCTTCAATATAATCAAGGAATCCGCGGTAGGTATGTTCACCACTCTTTTTGAAATAGTCCTCAAGAAGAATATCAAGAGCAAGATACTGGAGTTCAGTAAGACCTGCCGCTGCGATAAGCCATGAATTGTTTTTCACAAGCTCAAAGGGGATGGTAAATTCTACCTGCTGGGCTCTGGATTTGCCATTGTAAGAGTATCCATCCACTTTTGCAACAAAAGTTTTTGTATTGGACCATGAACCAAATTCAACATTTTCAGAATTGAAACTGTATTCATCCTGTGTATTTATTTCCGGATTTTCCTCGTACACCTGGGAATATTCATCCTGTGGGTCCATTATTACAACACAGGGGTTTTTCCACCTGTTCTCATCACTTCGAAGAACATATCGATTACCATCACTCAGGAATTGGCGAAGAATGTTTTTTGTCATAAAAGTCTTACCTGTTCCTGTACTTCCACAGACAAGCATATGCCTAAAAACAAGTGGGTCTCCCATGGAATAATCATTTCTAAGGTAATAAGGTACATTAGGTGGTTCAGCTCTGGTTTTTACAAGTTCCCCTCCTACACTAAGATGTCCCAAGAATATACCCTCTTTCGGAATATTTAACCCGGTCTGGATTTTGATTTTATCATCGACAGGAAGAATTGAAGTGTTGGGTTTGGGAATCCTGTCACTCATACGGCGGGTTAGCTGACCATCTCCACCAGATTCATTGTACAATATACATAT is part of the Methanohalobium evestigatum Z-7303 genome and encodes:
- a CDS encoding ATP-binding protein, producing MSEDRDILSFSSEQFDSEEGNETDNKETQQSDDFDFEEYKVPDVDTNDTDHAYGIVTTGIEPVEITESDATLTGYITTTRRQDVRLGTYVLVPYGDEDLFARIWKLRYIQEFEVDDATEIHSRRMLKSNTTDEEDYKFLAFLDPICILYNESGGDGQLTRRMSDRIPKPNTSILPVDDKIKIQTGLNIPKEGIFLGHLSVGGELVKTRAEPPNVPYYLRNDYSMGDPLVFRHMLVCGSTGTGKTFMTKNILRQFLSDGNRYVLRSDENRWKNPCVVIMDPQDEYSQVYEENPEINTQDEYSFNSENVEFGSWSNTKTFVAKVDGYSYNGKSRAQQVEFTIPFELVKNNSWLIAAAGLTELQYLALDILLEDYFKKSGEHTYRGFLDYIEDEATRSAYVDSGKIHESSYDGIVRRVKNRAFEKVFDQDARPITDILDEVFKPGQVSVFPTEYINSPLIRDLIVLTLMTTIVDNKLSTSGNESVRKTPIVLGLDEAHRYLAKASGEHSRRIISKFADAARQGRKEGLGLFLITQDPQDIDDTVFKQINTRIILNLTNDNAINALNVPKEYEKRIPYLKKGQMIVYSPDNSDIVEIIGLPKCVVKH
- a CDS encoding pyruvate ferredoxin oxidoreductase subunit gamma; translated protein: MKEIRVHGRGGQGSVTAAELLAIAAFSDGKFSQAFPSFGVERRGAPVQAFTRIGDKPIRLRSQIYEPDYVIVQDPTLIDIVDVAHGMDENGIVIINSDFNPEDFNIDTDAKIMTVDATKIALDIIGRPIVNTILLGAFAGATDEINPESIKEAVKERFPGKIGDKNAEAVQKAYDMIREGNI
- the nth gene encoding endonuclease III, with the protein product MSEDNTNNFENIWSLLQKEYPNPEPALRFNNPFQLLIATILSAQATDTQVNRVTEHLFKKYPYVDDLANADIKELEKDIYSTGFYKNKAKNIKKCAQMIKSQFNSKVPDNMNDMMELSGVGRKTANIVLSRGFGVHEGIAVDTHVKRLSQRLGLTQNKTPEKIEQDLMKLADKRDWDTLSLILILHGRKICHAKNPECENCVVNTLCPSSRV
- a CDS encoding sugar phosphate isomerase/epimerase family protein translates to MNTKRLSFSSHSVVDNPFNWVYELEDYGYTGWEIVQEGSQKLDNDSLKNVRELYETTNLDITTHLPFSDLNLSSLNPGIHREVLNQMKYNLEIASEFADIAVIHPGYKSPHGAQVPEKAWNKTIESLEIICDYADDYNMQIAVENMPNIPHIFGKEPREMIDIIKSVNRDNLGITFDIGHANTLNMVDDFLNECKNWITHIHIHDNTGKKDEHLPVGSGDINWKKVFKGLSNYKGRYVTELRTLEDGIKSLEYIKSL
- the porB gene encoding pyruvate synthase subunit PorB translates to MKESLLCSGHSGCPGCCDAMIAKFVLRGIGENCIVSTPTGCLEVMTTPYPDTSWNVPWIHSLFENAGAVASGIESAWKAMNKDDDTKFVVIAGDGGTVDIGMRSISGAFERGHDITYICMDNEAYMNTGVQRSGATPYDASTTTSPAGKESFGNERPKKNMPEIMAAHGSPYVATASLAYPKDLMKKAKKAADIEGPTYIHAHAPCTTGWGFDTSKTVEVGKLAVQTALWPMYEMENGEITQVKKVKNPKPVEEYLKLQRRFKHLFTKEGGDEEIKKIQETANFNIKHFGLQ
- a CDS encoding ATP-binding protein, coding for MANFKVNLEDFTNKDYRVIFNSLTKKEPVRLTSSLNMREDYGVDYISSIDIIPHQETDTLYSIGARMDLGEDTESEKIWQSFLENYQEKYSITGFDKDYKLFYGSNLYTLSFLTDIKRSAYLSTTNNLNLEMLKDNIPPFFEILEDYINTVYDVSEEYIDFSLKPQPTLRTYYYNESNDRIAEEKGSESEKFETISPEQLNVKFDDIGGCEEAKKELDMVAYGIKYPYVFEEYQAEHPHGILLFGPPGTGKTLLAKAVATELETPFIHVHGSDIVSKWYGEAEQNIKEMFEISRSRPHTILFIDEIDSITPAREGSHEATQRIVSTLLDEMDGIKSSDDVILMGATNRPESIDSAFMRPGRFDKKVHVPLPDKEALKQIYSIHLEGKKPEKNIDLEKIASKSEGFSGADVKGVVDLCIKKKISTLRGKLSEKPTKNEVKNLAEPIATQDILNAIEEYQKNLENLRAFGTPGHIPGYI
- the porA gene encoding pyruvate synthase subunit PorA, coding for MVELRNITKDMMTVVEGSYAVAHATKVCKPNVISAYPITPQTHIVEDLSQFIADGEIENCDYINVESEFSALSTLVGSSATGARTYSSTTSQGLALMHEVLFNASGMRLPIVVTVVNRALSAPINIWNDQQDSVSERDSGWIQLYAEDVQEAGDMIAQAYKVGEDPDVMLPVMVCMDGFLLSHVYEPVVLLEEDLIDDYLPPFDPEYKLDPKDPKTFGAFAPPASYTEFRYAQEQAMSAALDKIEKAADDFYDVFGRYYGGLIDEYKTDDAEIIIMAKGSIIGTIRDVIDSLRENGVKVGLLKVRALRPFPKDAIKEVVKDTSVVVTLDKNISPGVNEGALCTETKACMYNSDINVPVIGYMIGLGGRDIPEDTIENIVDEAKEVINSGISTESQFTDLREDLI
- the porD gene encoding pyruvate synthase subunit PorD; translation: MTISAGGVCEPGTTKKNKTGGWRNYKPIFLYDKCIKCKLCELLCPDEAINPREDGFFEYDYDYCKGCGVCANECPVSAIEMVLEEK
- a CDS encoding AAA family ATPase; protein product: MKIIAFVGMPASGKSEASSVVEKLGIKVVNMGDVIREEVERRSLEPTDANIGGVANQLRNEEGFDVVAKRSVPKIMKLSEDLIAIDGIRGIAEVERFKKEFGEKFTLVSIDSPLDMRFKRVQKRKRSDDMADINELKERDERELSWGMDKAMEIADIVIENTGTLDEFRNKIESLVEYLMVEVEVSAVVNPTENETYVANALKNIFGDIELETLDTAQQHKKRLSGTGDVETLKNLHEMFRKEKILDTGRMQLEGGLSIDGLSTHFIINKQVASVGRMNFPADEEPLGSIHVTITTSSKDEMEKIFDWLTPPTKEGRPKFEMEIRQF